Proteins from one Meriones unguiculatus strain TT.TT164.6M chromosome 10, Bangor_MerUng_6.1, whole genome shotgun sequence genomic window:
- the LOC110561159 gene encoding metallothionein-2 isoform X1 produces the protein MDPNCSCATDGSCSCAGSCKCKDCKCSSCKKSCCSCCPQGCAKCSQGCICKEASDKCSCCA, from the exons ATGGACCCCAACTGCTCCTGTGCCACAG ATGGAAGCTGCTCCTGCGCTGGCTCCTGCAAGTGCAAAGACTGCAAATGCTCCTCCTGCAAGAAGA gctgctgctcctgctgccccCAGGGCTGTGCCAAGTGCTCCCAGGGCTGCATCTGCAAAGAGGCTTCAGACAAGTGCAGCTGCTGTGCCTGA
- the LOC110561160 gene encoding metallothionein-1, with protein sequence MDPNCACSTGGSCTCSSSCVCKNCRCTSCKKSCCSCCPVGCSKCAQGCVCKGQSDKCTCCA encoded by the exons ATGGACCCCAACTGCGCCTGCTCCACTG gcGGCTCCTGCACCTGCTCCAGCTCCTGTGTCTGCAAGAACTGCAGATGCACCTCCTGCAAGAAGA gctgctgctcctgctgccctgTGGGTTGCTCCAAGTGtgcccagggctgtgtgtgcaagGGCCAGTCAGACAAGTGCACATGCTGTGCCTGA